A portion of the Bacillus sp. es.034 genome contains these proteins:
- the mutL gene encoding DNA mismatch repair endonuclease MutL gives MVKIFQLDDSLSNKIAAGEVVERPASVVKELLENSIDAGGTVIEIHIEEAGLQSIRIIDNGDGIEKEDVQTAFKRHATSKIKDENDLFRIRTLGFRGEALPSIASVSHFYLKTSTGGGPGTSIELQGGEVHSIESTSSRKGTDITVSHLFFNTPARLKYMKTIHTELGNITDVVNRIALAHPFVSIRLLHNGKSLLQTNGNGDVRQVLAAIYGVGIAKKMVPIEVESLDFKVKGFISLPEVTRASRNYISTMINGRFIKNYALAKAIGEGYHTLLPIGRHPIVLLSIEMDPILVDVNVHPSKMEVRISKEAELNALVTEGIKRVFKGKELIPTGSLSPKLAQPKSEQTYMNLDHSAKRQEGRYGNSDSVREPLLPKEEMVKLYERQPPVIEKDASIDSNEESFQGYPIEEEEAWEQPIQEIDENEETPRVPTLYPVGQMHGTYIFAQNERGLYIIDQHAAQERIKYEFYKEKVGQVAKELQELLVPLTLEFSTDEYIKINESRSLLEEVGVFLEDFGYNSFIVRAHPQWFPKGEEQETIEDMIEQIIKMNKVDIKKLREEAAIMMSCKGSIKANHHLRNEDMQALLDELRRTSDPFTCPHGRPIIIHYSTYEMEKMFKRIM, from the coding sequence GTGGTGAAAATATTTCAGCTTGATGATTCCCTTTCTAATAAAATCGCAGCAGGGGAAGTGGTGGAACGACCGGCTTCTGTGGTGAAGGAACTCCTTGAAAATAGCATCGATGCAGGTGGGACCGTCATCGAAATCCATATCGAGGAAGCCGGTTTACAATCCATACGCATCATCGATAATGGCGACGGAATTGAGAAGGAAGATGTCCAAACAGCCTTTAAGCGGCATGCAACGAGTAAGATCAAAGATGAAAATGACCTATTCCGGATCCGGACATTGGGATTCAGGGGAGAAGCTCTTCCGAGTATCGCTTCTGTCTCTCATTTTTATTTAAAAACCAGTACGGGTGGAGGTCCCGGTACGAGTATCGAACTCCAAGGTGGAGAAGTACATTCGATCGAAAGTACGTCTTCCAGAAAAGGAACGGATATCACAGTTTCACACCTTTTCTTCAATACACCTGCACGATTAAAATACATGAAAACCATTCATACGGAGCTTGGAAATATAACGGATGTAGTGAACCGGATCGCCCTCGCCCATCCCTTTGTCTCGATCAGGCTTCTCCATAACGGCAAATCGCTTTTGCAGACGAATGGCAATGGGGATGTCCGGCAGGTTCTTGCCGCGATATATGGAGTCGGGATAGCAAAGAAAATGGTACCGATCGAAGTGGAGTCCCTTGATTTTAAAGTAAAAGGATTCATATCCCTTCCTGAAGTGACCCGGGCATCAAGGAATTACATCTCGACGATGATCAACGGTAGATTCATCAAGAACTATGCACTGGCGAAAGCGATCGGGGAAGGATATCACACCCTTCTCCCCATCGGTCGTCATCCCATCGTGCTCCTTAGTATCGAGATGGATCCGATCCTGGTGGATGTGAACGTGCATCCATCGAAAATGGAGGTCCGCATCAGTAAGGAAGCAGAGCTCAATGCGTTGGTGACGGAAGGGATCAAGAGGGTGTTTAAAGGAAAGGAACTGATTCCAACAGGATCCCTTTCACCTAAACTGGCTCAGCCGAAGTCGGAGCAGACATACATGAATCTCGATCACTCGGCTAAGAGACAAGAAGGTAGATATGGGAACAGCGACTCCGTTCGGGAGCCGCTGCTGCCTAAAGAAGAGATGGTGAAGCTGTACGAGCGGCAACCACCTGTCATTGAGAAGGATGCAAGCATCGATTCTAATGAAGAATCTTTTCAGGGATACCCTATCGAGGAGGAAGAAGCCTGGGAACAACCTATACAGGAAATCGACGAGAATGAGGAAACACCCCGGGTTCCCACTCTCTATCCTGTCGGGCAAATGCATGGCACGTATATATTCGCCCAAAATGAACGTGGTCTTTATATCATCGATCAGCATGCAGCTCAGGAACGGATAAAGTATGAATTTTATAAAGAGAAAGTGGGGCAGGTCGCGAAAGAGCTTCAGGAACTCCTTGTTCCCCTTACACTTGAATTCTCCACGGACGAGTATATAAAGATCAATGAATCTCGTTCTCTCCTTGAAGAAGTAGGGGTTTTCCTTGAGGATTTCGGATACAACAGTTTCATCGTACGTGCCCATCCACAGTGGTTTCCTAAAGGGGAAGAGCAGGAAACCATCGAAGACATGATTGAGCAGATCATCAAGATGAACAAGGTCGATATTAAAAAGCTCAGGGAAGAAGCAGCCATCATGATGAGTTGCAAAGGATCGATCAAAGCAAATCATCATTTGAGGAATGAGGATATGCAGGCGCTGCTGGATGAATTAAGAAGAACCAGCGATCCATTCACCTGTCCTCACGGTCGACCGATTATCATTCATTATTCCACTTATGAAATGGAGAAAATGTTTAAACGGATTATGTAA
- a CDS encoding VanW family protein, translated as MLLLKLTAIGLLVFPAMGGHDHLHIQSPNHTPISVDRHYLKVPLLDEPLMNEKHYEDVVSNVQNMVYTPPHNAYINEHNRIVPEEAGYKLHERKFRGLVDGFLLSKGSGVIEPPLLTLYPKVDSEILAHIRTQKIGQYVTFFNRHNEERTQNITLATKKINNTVVFPGEVFSFNGVVGKRTKEKGYKKAPVIVRGELSEDIGGGICQVSSTLYNAVDQAGVTILERYHHSKRVPYVPEGRDATVSWYGPDFTFKNAYNQPLLIRAKIAGGQVIITVHSSDLINVKKRKVPSASRELPQEKQVDHSIQN; from the coding sequence ATGCTTTTGCTTAAACTGACCGCGATTGGTCTGTTAGTGTTTCCGGCAATGGGAGGTCATGATCACTTACATATCCAGTCACCAAATCATACACCCATTTCGGTTGACCGCCACTACCTGAAGGTACCATTGTTGGATGAACCATTAATGAATGAGAAACACTATGAAGATGTTGTTTCAAACGTCCAGAATATGGTCTACACCCCTCCGCATAATGCCTATATAAATGAACATAACCGGATCGTCCCCGAAGAAGCCGGATATAAGCTTCATGAAAGGAAATTCCGTGGTCTGGTCGATGGTTTCTTGTTATCAAAGGGATCCGGAGTGATCGAACCTCCTTTATTAACGTTATATCCAAAGGTGGACAGTGAAATCCTCGCTCACATACGTACACAAAAGATCGGGCAGTACGTTACATTCTTTAATAGACATAATGAAGAGCGAACGCAAAATATTACCCTGGCAACCAAAAAAATCAACAATACGGTGGTGTTTCCAGGGGAAGTATTCTCTTTTAATGGCGTGGTAGGAAAAAGAACGAAAGAAAAGGGGTATAAAAAAGCCCCCGTCATTGTAAGAGGGGAACTTTCAGAGGATATCGGGGGTGGTATCTGCCAGGTATCATCAACCTTATATAATGCGGTAGATCAAGCGGGCGTTACCATATTGGAAAGGTATCACCACTCAAAACGAGTGCCATATGTCCCTGAGGGCAGAGATGCCACGGTGAGCTGGTACGGACCCGATTTCACCTTTAAAAATGCTTATAATCAGCCCCTTCTCATCCGGGCAAAAATTGCAGGTGGGCAAGTGATCATAACCGTGCATTCATCTGATCTTATCAATGTGAAAAAAAGAAAGGTCCCAAGCGCCTCCCGGGAATTACCCCAGGAAAAACAAGTCGATCATTCCATACAAAATTAA
- a CDS encoding penicillin acylase family protein, whose protein sequence is MELQHQKKNKRLKITLWTAGSILFILLGLLIFANYYIDRSLPVTSGTITLKGLSKEVTIIRDQDGVPHIQAQNEKDLYMAQGYVQAQDRLFQMDLSRRQASGRLSEVVGEKAVDRDKFFRTFGLRRAAEVSFTAYPDEAKQLLEWYAEGVNAYMEEAKDGGRLPIEFTLLGYKPEKWTPIDSLTIGKYMAFDLGGHWQGQAFRYWALDNLSKEKAYDLFPTYPKDAPTILSDIGEPQIDFKQSFAAAVIPPEFNGSNNWVVSGEKTKSGKPLLADDPHLSLGTPSIWYQMQLESPEVNVSGVIFAGIPGIILGHNEQIAWGVTNTGPDVQDLYIEKRSEEDPNLFLYDGNWEKATIVQEPIKVKDGETIPYKVTITRHGPVISEFAHQDEAKEVMAMRWTALDPSLELSAIININKAKNWDEFEEALEDFHVPTQNFVFASKDGTIAYKANGKIPIRKKGDGLLPVPGWDPDYDWQGFIPFDELPKVINPESGFVATANNKVVDDDYPYHISHHWAQPYRYMRISEYLEGKSDLTIADMKALQMDQKNLHAREFVPILTEDLKTGSLTDEQKKAIEILNSWNYLDDKNLAAPLIFHQWMNEISTGLFEKDVPDDMMKLFEGRQSVVDELIRKAHKGEESEWFTDQEGYGTFLAKSLASALSELEEAYGSSMDDWEWGMYHRVYFEHPLSSASPILKKFLNEREPVPVGGSRVTVEAASYNEEGIVNHGASWRFMIDTSDMENGYHIVGPGQAGHYKSEWYQDQIDAWVNGDYHKTSLAGSKGDQLILKP, encoded by the coding sequence ATTGAGCTTCAGCATCAGAAAAAGAATAAACGTCTGAAGATAACGCTTTGGACCGCAGGAAGTATATTGTTTATCCTGCTCGGACTATTGATCTTTGCAAATTATTATATTGACAGATCTCTTCCCGTGACATCCGGCACCATTACACTGAAGGGGTTATCAAAGGAAGTAACGATCATAAGAGACCAAGATGGCGTGCCTCATATTCAGGCTCAAAATGAAAAAGATCTCTATATGGCACAAGGATATGTTCAAGCGCAGGATCGTTTGTTCCAAATGGATCTAAGCAGGCGCCAGGCATCGGGAAGATTGAGTGAAGTTGTTGGGGAGAAGGCGGTGGATAGGGACAAGTTCTTCCGTACATTTGGTTTAAGGAGGGCAGCGGAGGTTTCTTTTACCGCCTATCCGGATGAAGCAAAGCAGCTTCTGGAGTGGTATGCCGAGGGAGTCAATGCGTATATGGAAGAAGCGAAAGACGGGGGAAGGCTTCCTATTGAATTCACTCTATTAGGTTACAAACCTGAGAAATGGACACCGATTGACTCTTTGACCATCGGGAAATACATGGCATTCGACCTTGGGGGGCATTGGCAGGGCCAGGCTTTCAGGTATTGGGCGTTGGATAATCTGTCGAAGGAAAAGGCTTATGACCTGTTCCCGACCTATCCGAAAGATGCGCCTACCATTCTATCAGATATAGGAGAGCCACAGATTGATTTCAAGCAATCATTCGCTGCAGCAGTCATACCGCCGGAATTTAACGGAAGCAATAACTGGGTTGTCAGTGGAGAGAAGACGAAAAGCGGAAAACCGTTACTGGCAGATGACCCACATCTATCACTGGGGACACCTTCCATATGGTATCAAATGCAGCTCGAGTCACCTGAAGTCAATGTAAGTGGAGTGATCTTTGCCGGAATTCCCGGGATTATCCTGGGTCATAATGAACAAATTGCATGGGGGGTCACCAACACGGGTCCCGATGTACAGGACTTGTATATTGAAAAACGTAGCGAGGAAGACCCCAATCTGTTTTTGTATGACGGGAATTGGGAAAAGGCAACCATCGTACAAGAACCGATTAAGGTAAAGGATGGTGAGACCATACCTTATAAAGTCACAATTACGAGACATGGTCCGGTGATTTCGGAATTTGCTCATCAAGATGAAGCCAAAGAAGTGATGGCCATGAGATGGACCGCATTGGATCCGAGTCTTGAGCTCTCTGCCATCATCAATATCAATAAGGCGAAGAATTGGGATGAATTCGAAGAAGCCCTGGAGGACTTTCATGTTCCTACCCAGAATTTCGTATTTGCTTCTAAAGATGGCACGATTGCATACAAGGCAAATGGAAAGATTCCTATCAGGAAGAAAGGGGATGGGCTATTGCCTGTTCCGGGATGGGATCCTGATTATGATTGGCAGGGATTCATTCCCTTTGACGAACTTCCGAAGGTGATCAATCCAGAATCAGGCTTTGTGGCTACTGCGAATAATAAAGTAGTAGATGATGATTATCCTTACCATATCAGTCATCACTGGGCACAACCGTATCGATATATGAGAATTTCAGAATACTTAGAAGGGAAAAGTGATCTTACGATTGCTGATATGAAAGCATTGCAAATGGATCAGAAGAATTTACATGCGCGTGAGTTTGTACCAATCCTTACCGAGGATTTGAAGACCGGGTCATTGACCGATGAGCAAAAAAAAGCCATTGAAATCCTGAACTCATGGAACTATCTTGATGATAAAAACTTAGCGGCCCCACTGATTTTTCATCAGTGGATGAATGAGATATCAACGGGACTTTTTGAAAAGGACGTACCGGATGATATGATGAAGCTCTTTGAAGGGCGTCAAAGTGTTGTCGATGAACTCATCCGAAAAGCTCACAAAGGGGAGGAGTCTGAGTGGTTTACAGATCAAGAAGGATACGGGACATTTTTGGCGAAGTCTCTTGCCAGTGCACTGAGTGAGCTTGAGGAAGCGTATGGGTCTTCCATGGATGATTGGGAGTGGGGAATGTATCATAGAGTGTATTTTGAGCATCCATTATCAAGTGCTTCGCCCATCTTAAAGAAGTTCTTGAACGAAAGAGAGCCTGTACCTGTCGGAGGAAGCAGGGTAACGGTGGAGGCTGCAAGTTATAATGAGGAAGGGATCGTGAATCACGGTGCTTCATGGAGATTTATGATCGATACTTCCGATATGGAGAACGGCTATCATATTGTCGGCCCGGGACAGGCGGGCCATTACAAAAGTGAATGGTATCAAGATCAAATTGATGCCTGGGTAAATGGAGATTATCACAAAACCTCACTTGCAGGCTCAAAAGGAGATCAATTGATACTAAAACCTTAA
- a CDS encoding methyltransferase domain-containing protein, whose product MIEVETSLNNESVQEETYLTASYRVDKRQFSEKEYNKFVKLKGVRDWSTLTWKDVGRPYEVTSFAKEKKDWEKEKGKSLPVHTSWEMFNRSFHEWFVKDVPAETKESRSRIVRNALKLNVNKSTEALGDHLRLHLWNYVHRIQDGVWDPRGKRALFGGLDVVKPKILFLGAAEGYEAMQLSALYPGSEIVMVDYDSFCRETRYREFPETYPFLGPNPSTGGFKTYYKGDFKTTYIVADIRDVSFGREFDIVLSVGLLEHFPDDYKSEVIEWHRKFLKPNGYMVLTTPRAQLKSKIYYEVMADVMNHTYRELMTVEQMGLYLYENGVDILQHGYIKVHNGIIAKIR is encoded by the coding sequence ATGATTGAAGTTGAAACGTCTCTAAACAATGAATCTGTTCAGGAAGAAACATATTTAACGGCATCTTATCGAGTGGATAAAAGGCAGTTTTCTGAAAAGGAATATAATAAATTTGTAAAGTTGAAGGGGGTCAGGGATTGGTCCACATTAACTTGGAAGGACGTTGGAAGGCCTTATGAGGTGACGTCCTTTGCTAAAGAAAAAAAGGATTGGGAAAAAGAAAAAGGAAAATCACTACCCGTCCATACGTCTTGGGAAATGTTTAATCGCTCTTTCCACGAATGGTTTGTGAAAGATGTGCCTGCAGAAACGAAAGAAAGCAGAAGTCGCATCGTCAGGAATGCCCTGAAATTGAATGTAAATAAATCCACGGAAGCATTAGGGGATCATCTCAGGCTTCATCTCTGGAATTATGTCCACAGAATTCAGGATGGTGTGTGGGATCCCAGGGGGAAGAGAGCCTTATTCGGCGGACTTGATGTCGTTAAGCCGAAAATATTATTTTTAGGGGCAGCGGAAGGATATGAAGCCATGCAGCTCTCAGCCCTCTATCCCGGCAGTGAAATCGTGATGGTCGATTATGATTCGTTTTGTCGTGAGACCCGGTATCGGGAATTTCCGGAAACGTACCCGTTCCTCGGGCCAAATCCCTCGACAGGTGGATTCAAAACGTATTATAAAGGTGACTTTAAGACAACATACATCGTCGCGGATATCAGGGATGTATCGTTTGGAAGGGAGTTTGACATCGTTTTGAGTGTTGGGCTCTTAGAACATTTTCCCGATGATTATAAGTCGGAAGTGATAGAGTGGCATCGGAAATTCTTGAAGCCAAATGGATACATGGTCCTGACCACACCAAGGGCTCAACTTAAATCCAAAATCTACTACGAAGTGATGGCGGATGTGATGAACCACACGTACAGGGAATTGATGACCGTCGAACAAATGGGTCTATACTTATACGAAAATGGGGTGGATATTTTACAACACGGATATATTAAAGTTCATAATGGAATCATTGCTAAAATAAGATAA
- a CDS encoding VTT domain-containing protein: MKLIKELGMWGLFAGNAIEASSLPFPGALVTLTYGYVLGPSPMKLLILALTSSAIYTIFSFIPYGIGFKLKDKIKEKTSSKKIEKGQKWFRKCGLWSIAITRPLGIGNYVSYVAGISKVNKWKFGGLTFIGIFPITLTMLIVGKNGNLKSVQSMMSHIQTYLLIGGAVLLIGYLLYKYVYKPKAKPACLQDKTSIAKQAE, translated from the coding sequence ATGAAATTAATTAAGGAGTTGGGAATGTGGGGGTTATTCGCTGGAAATGCCATTGAAGCATCCTCATTGCCTTTTCCAGGCGCCCTTGTGACGCTGACTTATGGGTACGTATTGGGTCCATCCCCGATGAAGCTCTTAATATTAGCACTCACCAGCAGTGCCATCTATACCATTTTTAGTTTCATCCCTTATGGTATCGGATTTAAGCTTAAGGATAAGATCAAGGAGAAAACCAGTTCGAAGAAAATTGAAAAGGGGCAGAAGTGGTTCCGGAAATGTGGATTGTGGAGTATTGCGATCACGAGACCCCTCGGCATCGGTAATTATGTCTCATATGTTGCTGGTATCAGTAAAGTGAATAAGTGGAAATTCGGAGGATTAACCTTTATAGGAATATTCCCGATCACCCTCACGATGTTAATAGTCGGGAAAAATGGTAATTTGAAATCCGTTCAATCCATGATGAGCCATATACAGACCTATCTTCTCATCGGAGGGGCAGTCCTCCTGATTGGTTACCTGCTATATAAGTACGTGTATAAACCAAAAGCAAAGCCCGCTTGTTTACAAGATAAAACAAGTATCGCCAAGCAAGCTGAATAA
- a CDS encoding DUF4385 domain-containing protein: MSFDYDLDFDSIDFRKHPEKYRVGRGEQGVLLVEPYKSEILPEWRFKTPQIAEESSNTIYRMFLQYKEENDFVGMDMARKFLQMGYTRARRYANYPGGKKYDKDGDIKDRKIDEQKAESAAIFEEKWKLAREDEDYLKRKKEHQNKYG; the protein is encoded by the coding sequence ATGTCTTTTGATTATGATCTTGATTTTGATTCTATTGATTTTCGTAAACATCCTGAAAAATACCGTGTAGGCCGCGGGGAACAAGGCGTTTTACTTGTAGAGCCCTATAAAAGCGAAATCCTTCCAGAATGGCGTTTTAAAACACCCCAAATAGCAGAAGAATCCTCAAATACCATTTATCGCATGTTTCTTCAATATAAGGAGGAAAATGATTTTGTGGGAATGGATATGGCAAGGAAATTCCTTCAGATGGGCTATACGAGGGCCAGAAGGTACGCCAATTATCCTGGAGGAAAAAAATATGATAAGGATGGGGATATCAAAGATCGAAAGATAGATGAACAGAAAGCTGAATCAGCCGCCATTTTTGAAGAGAAATGGAAATTGGCAAGGGAAGATGAAGACTATCTGAAAAGGAAAAAGGAACATCAGAACAAATATGGTTGA
- the mutS gene encoding DNA mismatch repair protein MutS — protein sequence MTQYTPMIKQYLQVKAEYQDAFLFFRLGDFYEMFFDDAVKASQELEITLTSRDGGGKERIPMCGVPYHSAPNYIEQLIDKGFKVAICEQTEDPKQAKGVVKREVVQLITPGTVMDGKGLNDKENNYIASVTAFDDDTYGLAYSDLTTGETKVTVVSEGLQALMNELATIGAKEVVIHPDLSDEIQGRIKERTDVTLSYEQDSNQGQAFTHLVEPLKQGKLIQASSLLFHYLFRTQKRSLDHLQIVETYQLHQFMKMDYYSKRNLELTETIRSKGKKGSLLWLLDETMTAMGARLLKQWIDRPLINKQEIERRQTVVEVLLERFFERQDLRERLKEVYDLERLAGRVAFGNVNGRDLIQLKKSLQQIPVLKQLIQSLENDATDELVARLDPCEELTNLLEKALIENPPLSIKEGSLIQDGYHEELDQYRDASKNGKSWIAKLERDERERTGIRSLKVGFNRVFGYYIEVTRANLQHLEEGRYERKQTLTNAERFITPELKEKESLILQADEKSVDLEYELFLGIREKVKEFIPRLQKLAKLVSELDVLQCFATVSEKRHYSRPVFNDERRIMLKDGRHPVVEKVMGAQEYVPNDCYMDEEREVFLITGPNMSGKSTYMRQVALTSILAQIGCYVPASEANLPVFDQVFTRIGAADDLISGQSTFMVEMLEAKNAIIHATQQSLILFDEIGRGTSTYDGMALAQAIIEYIHEHIGAKTLFSTHYHELTVLEEELAKVKNVHVSAMEQNGKLVFLHKIKEGAADKSYGIHVAELAELPQALIQRANEILLELERKEEPSSSNEVAASRESFVEKRETSEEDLAQLSFFGAEKSEKKEKLNSKEKKCIEELKKLDILEMTPLDAMNTLYGIQKKLKQ from the coding sequence ATGACACAATATACTCCAATGATAAAACAATACTTACAAGTAAAGGCAGAATACCAGGATGCCTTTTTATTTTTTCGTTTAGGCGATTTTTATGAAATGTTTTTTGATGATGCCGTCAAAGCATCGCAGGAACTTGAAATAACCTTAACAAGCCGTGATGGGGGTGGAAAGGAACGAATCCCCATGTGCGGTGTACCCTATCATTCTGCTCCTAATTACATAGAGCAGCTTATCGATAAAGGATTCAAAGTAGCGATATGTGAACAGACCGAAGATCCAAAGCAAGCCAAGGGGGTCGTGAAGAGGGAAGTCGTCCAGCTCATAACACCAGGGACTGTGATGGATGGTAAAGGTCTGAATGACAAGGAGAATAACTATATTGCTTCCGTAACCGCTTTTGATGATGATACGTATGGACTTGCCTATAGTGACCTTACAACAGGTGAAACCAAGGTGACGGTCGTTTCAGAAGGACTGCAGGCGTTGATGAATGAATTAGCCACCATTGGAGCAAAAGAAGTGGTTATCCATCCTGATCTTTCTGATGAAATTCAGGGAAGGATCAAAGAAAGAACCGATGTTACGTTATCGTATGAGCAGGACTCGAATCAAGGACAAGCTTTCACTCATCTGGTGGAACCGCTGAAGCAAGGGAAACTCATTCAAGCTTCTTCGCTCCTGTTCCATTATTTATTCCGAACACAGAAAAGGAGTTTGGATCACCTGCAAATCGTGGAAACGTATCAGCTTCACCAGTTTATGAAAATGGATTATTATTCGAAGCGGAACCTGGAGCTGACAGAAACCATCCGTTCCAAAGGAAAGAAAGGGTCACTTCTTTGGCTGTTGGATGAAACGATGACAGCGATGGGTGCCCGGCTCTTAAAACAATGGATCGATCGACCCCTCATAAATAAACAGGAAATCGAAAGGCGTCAGACAGTGGTGGAGGTGTTATTGGAACGGTTCTTTGAAAGGCAGGATCTGAGAGAACGACTTAAAGAAGTGTATGATCTCGAGAGACTGGCCGGCCGCGTCGCCTTCGGAAATGTAAACGGACGTGATTTGATCCAGTTGAAAAAATCCCTGCAACAGATCCCAGTGTTAAAGCAATTGATCCAATCGCTGGAAAATGATGCAACCGATGAGCTTGTCGCAAGGCTCGACCCTTGTGAAGAGTTGACGAACCTTCTCGAAAAGGCATTGATCGAAAATCCTCCCCTGTCTATAAAAGAAGGAAGTTTGATTCAGGATGGGTATCATGAAGAACTGGATCAATATCGTGATGCAAGTAAAAACGGGAAATCCTGGATTGCGAAGCTTGAACGGGATGAAAGGGAAAGGACTGGCATCAGGTCACTTAAAGTAGGATTTAACCGGGTATTTGGATACTACATCGAAGTAACGAGAGCGAATCTGCAGCACCTGGAAGAGGGACGCTATGAACGGAAGCAGACGTTAACAAATGCGGAGCGGTTCATTACCCCGGAATTGAAAGAGAAAGAATCACTCATCCTCCAGGCTGATGAAAAGAGTGTGGATTTAGAATATGAATTGTTCCTTGGAATACGTGAAAAGGTAAAGGAATTTATTCCCCGCCTGCAAAAACTGGCAAAACTCGTGAGTGAACTGGACGTTCTGCAGTGCTTTGCTACAGTCAGCGAGAAACGTCATTACTCACGCCCTGTCTTCAATGACGAAAGAAGAATCATGTTGAAGGATGGACGGCATCCCGTTGTCGAAAAGGTGATGGGTGCCCAGGAGTACGTTCCGAATGATTGTTATATGGACGAGGAGAGGGAAGTCTTTCTTATCACCGGACCCAATATGTCGGGTAAAAGCACCTATATGAGACAAGTGGCCCTAACGAGCATCCTGGCCCAGATCGGGTGTTATGTCCCTGCAAGCGAGGCAAATCTTCCTGTCTTTGATCAGGTATTCACCCGCATTGGAGCTGCAGATGATTTGATTTCCGGTCAGAGTACATTCATGGTAGAAATGCTTGAGGCAAAGAATGCCATCATCCACGCGACTCAGCAAAGTCTGATTCTGTTCGATGAAATAGGACGGGGCACATCCACTTATGACGGGATGGCACTGGCACAAGCAATCATTGAATACATCCATGAACATATTGGGGCCAAAACCTTGTTCTCCACTCACTACCATGAACTAACGGTTCTTGAAGAAGAGTTGGCAAAAGTGAAAAACGTTCATGTAAGTGCGATGGAGCAAAATGGCAAACTTGTTTTTCTTCATAAAATCAAAGAGGGTGCGGCAGACAAAAGTTATGGAATACATGTTGCTGAACTTGCTGAACTGCCACAAGCCCTCATTCAAAGAGCGAATGAAATTCTTCTTGAGCTTGAACGGAAGGAAGAACCTTCATCTTCCAATGAAGTAGCGGCTTCAAGGGAGTCGTTTGTAGAAAAGCGGGAAACAAGTGAAGAAGATTTGGCCCAGCTATCCTTTTTTGGAGCTGAGAAATCGGAAAAGAAAGAAAAGCTGAATTCCAAAGAAAAGAAATGCATAGAGGAATTGAAAAAATTGGATATCCTTGAAATGACGCCATTGGATGCTATGAATACGCTATACGGGATCCAAAAAAAGTTAAAGCAATAA